GCCGCGCCCGAGCAGCTTCATGATGGCGCGGGTCTGGCCGCCCTTCACCTCGGCGATGCGGGCCGCACGCGCGATCTCCTGCGGGTTCTCCGCGACCTTCAGCGTGTCCCGCGCGGCGCGAACGCCGGCCGCCTCGCCGATGCGCCCGACGTCCTTGGCGACGCGCACCAGCCCGCCGGCCTTCTCGGCGCGGAATGCCGCGCGAATGGCCGTTGCGGTTTCCGCCGGCCGAAGCACCGAGCCGGAGGCGACCGCCTCGCGCAGCGCCGCCTGATCGACCACTTCGCGGGTCGAGCGTCCGGCCCATTCGATCATGCCCTCGCTCAGCCGTCCCGCCTTGCGCGTGTCCTTGACCAGCGTCAGCCCGGCGCGCAGCGGCCCGGCGCCACCGACCGACACGTAGGTCGCCGCGGTCACGGCAAGCCCGGCGGCCGCAAGGCCGAGCACCAGCTGGTCGGTGTCCTCGCCCATCACCAGGTGCTTGCCCTCACGCACGACGTCCCTGACATCGCCGAACACGAACAGGTCGCCCGCGACCGTGCCGGACAGGCTCGCCACATCGTCGGCATTGCCGGTCACGAGGCCGGTGGCGAAGCCCTTGGCGAAATGCGTAGTCGACGACTGCTCGGCGCGCGCATCGTCGACTCGCTTTGTGAGCTCCGCGCTGAGCGCGATGTTCTTCTCGCCCGCGAGCGCGACGAAGCTGGCCGCAAGATCGGCGTCTCCGGTAGCGAGTGCCGCCTCGATATGGTCCGATATCAACCCCGGGTTGTTGCGCAGCACGGAATTGACCCTGAGGTCGGCGAGATCAGCGGGATCGTCCCGCGCCGACAGCAGCGCGCCCGCGTCACGGGCATGCGGCCAAATAGCAGCGCCGACGGCAGCACTTACCGCCAGGCCAGCCACCGCAACGCCGAGGCGCACCCCGTTCATTCCGCTAAAACCTCTAGTTTTATTCGCCTTGGAAATAGTGTGCCGTTTTTGCGACACAACGGCTCCGACCAAAGAAGGGCTTCTCTGGGACGACAAGATTGTGTCGAATTTGCATGAGCAAATGAGCCATCGGGGCTCTAGGAATCAACTGTTCCCGCCAGTATGGTGCGCGGCATTTCGCGATGCCGCATGCTGTTGATTGCGTCTGCCCATCGTTGCCACCAAGGTGAGAATATGTCCGACCACGTCGTCCCGCACTTCCATAACGATGCCGGTGTCTCGGTGATCGAGATCGGATCGCAGGAGTTCATGTGCGTGGGCGCCAACCCGCCGTTCGACCATCCGCACGTGTTCCTCGACCTCGGCAACGACAACGAGATCATCTGCCCGTATTGCTCGACGCTCTATCGCTTCGCGCCCGACCTCGCCGCCGGCGAAGCGCGGCCGCCGGAATGCGTGCTGAAAGACAAGGTCGCCTGACCGCCCCGTGGCGCTGACGCGAACCGTCATCGTTGCCGGCGCCGGGATCGGGGGACTGACGGCGTCGCTGACCCTTGCGGCACAAGGCTTTCGCGTCGTGGTGCTGGAAAAGGCCGAACGGCTCGAGGAAGCCGGCGCCGGCATCCAGCTCTCTCCCAACGCCAGCCGCATCCTGGTCGAGCTCGGGCTCAAAGAGCCGCTTGCGCGGCGCGCGGTCACGCCTGAATCCGTCAACATCCTGAGCGCGCGGGCCGGCGGCGAAATCGCCCGGATGCCGCTCGGCCAGGCCGCCGAATTCCGCGCCGGCGCTCCCTACTGGGTGATCCATCGCGCCGATCTGCAGGCCGCGCTGCAGGCCGCCGTCAACGATCACCCCGATATCGACCTGCGGCTCGGCTGTCAGTTCGAGGACGTGACAAAGCACGCCAAGGGCCTGACCGTCGTGCAGCGCCGCGGCAATGCACGGCAGCAGGAATTGGCGGTTGCGCTGATCGGCGCCGACGGCATCTGGTCGTCCGTCCGCGGACATTTGTTTCCGGATGTACAGCCGCAATTCTCCGGCCTGATCGCCTGGCGCGGCACGCTGGACGCAACTGCCCTGCCGCGTGAATACACCGCGCCGCGCGTGCAGCTCTGGATGGGACCGGACGCGCATCTCGTGGCCTACCCGATCTCGGCCGGACGCCAGATCAACGTGGTCGCGATCGTGTCGGGCACCTGGAACAGGCCGGGCTGGAGCGCGCCGGGCGACAGCAACGAGATCAAGGGCGCGTTCGCCTCGGCTCGCTGGCCCGGCACCGCGCGGATGCTGATCGGCGCGGTCGACGGCTGGCGCAAATGGGCGCTGTTCACGCTGCCCGACGTCGGCCACTGGAGCGAAGGCGCGGTGACGCTGATGGGCGACGCTGCGCACGCCATGTTGCCGTTTGCCGCGCAAGGCGCCGGCATGGCGATCGAGGATGCCGCCGTGCTCGCCAAGGCCCTGGCCGACTGCACCGGCGAAAACACCGCCGGGATTCCCGCCGCATTGAAACTCTATGCGCGAATGCGCCGCGAGCGTGTGCTGAAGGTGCAGCGTTTGGCGCGGCAGCAGGGCCGCATCTATCATCTGAGCGGACCGCTGGCGATCGCACGCGATCTCGCGATTCGCGCCATCGGCCCGCAGCGCATGCTGGCGCGGCAGGATTGGATCTACGACTGGCGCGCCTGAAGCATCTGCGGCTCGCGCCCGATCACCTCGGCCGAAAGCGCTTGTTCAGTGAACCACGCCCCGCGGGGCGCGCGGCCCCCTCGCCGCCGGCGCGGGCGTTGCGGGTGCGGCCGCCGCAGGGGTGTCCGGCGGGCTTTCATGGCACTTGTTGGCCCGCCATGCCTGATCCGCCAGCCTCTGCTGTGAGTGGATCGAAATTAGCTCGTTGCGATACACCACCTCGGAGACCACGGTACCGCCGACGCCGGTTTCCGCCTTGGCCATCAGCTTTTCCTGATCCGTCGCGCGGGACGCGAGGTTCTTGCGCTCGGTGTCGAGCTGCTTGCAATCATAAAGGTCGTATTTGGCGGGATCGGCGAATGCCGACGGCACGCTGTCGCCGATCTGCGCACAGCCGGAAACGCCCGCGGCCGAGGCGAGCAGCACAACGATGGCTGCCGCGCGCAACAGATTCGGGCGGCATGGGAAACGAACGGGCATTCGGCTTTCTTATTCGGACAGTGTTGAGATTGCCTAAAGCAGCCGCCGGTGTCCGGATTGAGGCTCAATCGCGGCGGCGCGCTGCTTATCCCAATGCCCGGCCGCCAACGCAAATGGAATTGCGGGCCGCAGCTTAAGCCCTTGAAAGCGCATCTGTTAGCAGCGGATAATGGCAATTCCACTCCGCCACCAAACGCGCTAGATATCGGCACGCCCTGGAGCATGATCCGGAAAAGTGGAAACCGGTTTTCCGACAAGATCATGCTCAAACAAAGAGATGAGATCGTGACGCGTTTCCGTGGAAACGCATCACGATCTGGCAATGCGGACGTGGCGGAACTGGTAGACGCAAGGGACTTAAAATCCCTCGACGGCAACGTCATGTGGGTTCGAGTCCCACCGCCCGCACCACATCTCCAGCGCTTGGGCGCCTGCGAGTCTGCGCACCCTACCCTGCGCTACCGCTTCAATTTGCTGGCCTTCGATTTCTTCTATTTCTTGGCCTTCGCTTTTTTGGCCTTGGCCTTCTTTGTTGTCTTGGCCTTCGCCTTCACCGGCTTCTTGGCCTTGGCCTTCTTCGGCGATTTCTTGACTGACTTCTTGGTTGACGCCTTGGCGGCAGCCCTCTTGGTCGGCTTCTTGGCTGCCTTCTTGGGGGTCTTCTTGACGGCCCTCTTCTTCGCGGCCCGACCAGCGGTGTTGGGCTGTTGCGCCGCGCCGCCACTGCCAGCACCCCCGACGCGTGCCGGGCGCGGCGGCACCGGCTCCTCCATCCAGAAGTCGAGCTCCTGCTCCTTGCCGCCGCCCGGCTTCCAGCCATCGAGCGAATAGATCTGATCCGCATTGCCGCCGCTGCCGAGATAGCCGCGCCAGGAATAGTGGTCGTAGACGCCGTTGATGTGCAGCGCATAGGCCTGGGCAAGCTTCTTGTTGCCGCGGATGATCACGAGATTCTCGTCATTCTTCTCCGAGGCGGCGACCGAGAAATTGTGCGATCCGGTGATGACCGCGCAATCGTCGGAGAACGGATCGATCACGATGGTCTTGGAATGCACGATCGCGATCATCCCCGCATTGCGGATCTGCGACACGCTGAACTCGACATCGGCCCACGACGGTTCGTTCGTGGCGTTGACGCCATGCGGCAACTGCACGTCGTCATGGAAGGATTGCGCCGGCGCGCCCGATTTCACGACCTGGCCGCCGACCGAGACGATGTTGCCGTTCTTGCTGGGCATCATCGTCGACACCACGCCGCGGACGTACATGTCGTTCTGCTGCGCGCGGTCGAGCAGTGCGCTCAGCAGCGGCGACTGGCCCGGCATGAACATCAGGAAGAGCGCGCCGTCCTTGGCGTTCTTGATCAGGTCCAGCACCGGCTTGAACTCCGCCTCGCCGTTGGTCGCGGCGAAGTAGACCGAGATGTTGCTGTCGTTGGTCGGAGAGGAATTCGACGCCTTCAGCGCCGCCGGCATGGCGTTGCCCGCGGCGACCAGCTTGCCCCACTGATCGAGGTAGCGCTTGGCGATCACCGCATTCTCGATGATCAGCACATTGTTGAGCTGCGTGCACAGCCCGGTGGTGGTCCAGTTCGTGCTTCCGGTCAGCACACGGATGGCGTTGCCATGCGCGTCGCTTTCGACCACGAACTTGTTGTGAACGCTGGGCGACGACCTGCCCGCATTCGACAGGTCGCGATGCTTGACCGTCAGGCCGGCGCTACTGAGCTCGCCCGCGATGTTCGGTTTGGTCGCACTGCCATTGCCGAGCAGGACGTTGCCGCGGCTGCCGAACGGCTTCAGCGCGCCGACCAGTTCCTCGTCATTCATCTCGTAGATGGCGGCATGCACCTGGCTGCCGCGCAGGTCGGCATCATGCAGAAAGCCCAGGATCTCGTGCAGGGCGTCGCCGGACAAATAGCGCCGCGCCTGGTTGGCCGGATCGGACAGGCCCTTGACGAAATTGCGCAGCGCGTCGTCGGTCGTATTGCCCTTCACGAAGCGGCTGACGATCTGGGACATCAACGTGCCCCGGTTGAAATAGGCCGACAGGCCGCCGCCCGCATCGCCGGAAGCGACCGTCGGCGCCGTCCATGCCGACACCGAGGCGGGATCGGGCGTGAAGGTGCCGTTCGCACCATTGTTCATCGCGGTGACGCGGTAGGAGACGTTGTCGGTGTCGACGACGCTGTGATCGGTCCAGATGCAGCGCCGGAACGGCGATTGAGTCGAGGAGATGCCGGCGTCCGCCACCGGCTTCTCGCCGGGCTTCGGCGGAATGCGGTTGGACAGCACGGTCGTCTGCTGCGTGATGTTGTTGCGCCGCTCGAGCTGGAAACCGACCCAGTCGTTGGACCAGGTGCCCGGCTGCCAGGCGATCAGGATATCGTCGGCGTTCGCATAGGCCTTGACATTGATTGTCATGATAATTTCCCCGAAGCTGGGTGAATCCATCGGTGCGAAACAATGGACGCCGCCGTGCACGGCTGGTGATGCATCCCGGGCGGCGCCGACACCAGCCCGTAGAACAATACCTCGATAACCCAAGGTAGATTGTGAAATAGACGACAACTTGCCAGGCAAAATCGGCGCGGCGCGACCGCCGTCAAACCCTTTGCGAGCGCCCATTGGCATGCCAGGGCGCGCGGCCGGCCCGCATCACCTCATCGTGTCCACCGGCTGTGGCGAGGTTCACACGCCGTGCTCGCCGACTGTGGTATTGTCGAGGCGTTGGAAAATTCCTGCCGCGCATTTCGCGGCTCTCGCATTCCGAGATCAAATGTCTTTGGAGCTGGGCGATGACGATTGCTGATCGCAATCGGATTGCCGGTCGCAATCAGATTGACAACACCGCGCCGGACCATGGCGCTTCCCTGCTCGAGCACGGCGACGACGCCGCTCATTGCAGCAACGGGCTCAATGCGCAGAGATTCCGCGAAGCACCGCCCGACGAACGCGCGATCTACCAACGATGGATCCGCGGCGCGATCGTGTCGTGCGTGCTGCTGGCGCTGGCCGCTGGCGCGGCGGTCTGGATGAGCGGCGGCAACGCCGGACAGACGCAGCTCACGAGCCTGTCGAGCACGAGCAGCGCGAGATCGGGCCACATGCCCTAGCGGCCATCGGTTCGGTCCGATCACTGCTTCATTGTCGTCGTGCTGCAGGCGGGCGCATGCCTCGCCGCACGCGGCGACGCAAACGAAAATGGCCGGGGACGAGCCCCGGCCATTCCATTCTGAATCAAGGCGCGCTTACTCGGACTTGTCGATGTTCCAGAAGATCGGCGTCGCCGGGCCGTCGAGCACACCGGTCAGCGACTTCCGCCATGCGCTCGGTCCCTGATACTGGCCCAGCGGGATGTAGATGACCTGCTCGTAGGCTTCCTTCTGGATATCGGATGCGATCTTCTTCTGCTCGTCGAGCGACGGCGCGCGGACGAAGGCATCCTTCAGCTGTTCGATTTTCGGATCATCGGCCCAGCCGAACCAGCCGCCATTCTTGCCCTGGCCGCCGATCGAGAGGTTGGCGATCGGGTTGGAGACGTCGGCGCTCACCCAGTTGGTGAAGAACATGTTCCAGCCACCGTCCTTCGGCGCCTTCTGGCTGGCGCGGCGAGTCACCACGGTCTGCCAGTCGGTCGCCTGCAGATCGACCTTGAAGCCGGCGTCGCGCAGCTGCTGGGCAACGACGACCGGCTGCGCCTTCAGCGTGGTGACGTCGCCGGGCGCCATGATGACGACCGGCGTGCCGTCGTAACCCGACTCGGCGAGTGCCTTCTTGGCCGCCGCCATGTCGCCTCCCTTCGCCAGCGTCTCGCCACCGATCTCCGACGCGAATGGCGTGTCGCAGATGAAGAACGCGACACAGGTCTTGTAATACTTGGGATTGCCGACCAGCGCGTCGAGCACCTGTTTCTGGTTGATCGCCAGCAGCGCCGCCTGGCGAACCTTGATGTTGTCGAAGGGCGGATAGAGGAAGTTCATGCGGCCAAGCGTCTGGAAGCCGAACTTGTTCAGCGTCTCGACCTTGATGTCCTTGTCGGCCTCGAGGATCGACAACGTGTCGAACGACGGGTTCTCCACGAAATCGATATCGCCGGACTGCAGCGCGTTCATCGCCGTCTGCGCGTCGGCCATCGTGACCCACTCGACGCGGTCGACCTTGACGACCTTGCCGCCCGCGGTCCAGCTCGCCGGCTCCTTGCGCGGCACGTAGTCCTTGTTCTTGACGTAGACCGCCTTGACGCCCGGCTGGAATTCCGCCTGGACGAATTTGAAGGGGCCCGAACCGATCTGTTCCGGGATCGGCTTGTCCGGCGGCGTTTCGGCGAGCCGCTTCGGCATCATGAAGGCGACGCGCGACGACGGCTTGCCGATCGAATCCAGCACCAGGCCGTAGGGCTCCTTCAGCTTCAGCGTGATCGTCTTGGCATCGGTGGCCTCAAGGCTCGCCGTGAAGTCCATCAGCTTCTGGCCCATGCCGTCGACCTTGGCCCAGCGCTTCAGCGACGCGACGCAGTCTTCGGCGGTCACCGGCGTGCCGTCATGCCACTTCAGGCCGTCGCGCAGCGTGAACGTGTAGGTCAGCTTGTCGTCGGAGACCTTCCAGTCCGCCATCTGCGGCTCGATCTTGAAGTTGGAGTCGGTCGCCACCAGCGTGTCGTAGACCATGTAGCCATGGTCGCGCGTGATGTAGGCCGTGGTCAGGATCGGATCGATGACGCG
The window above is part of the Bradyrhizobium sp. PSBB068 genome. Proteins encoded here:
- a CDS encoding zinc-finger domain-containing protein — protein: MSDHVVPHFHNDAGVSVIEIGSQEFMCVGANPPFDHPHVFLDLGNDNEIICPYCSTLYRFAPDLAAGEARPPECVLKDKVA
- a CDS encoding FAD-dependent monooxygenase, which codes for MALTRTVIVAGAGIGGLTASLTLAAQGFRVVVLEKAERLEEAGAGIQLSPNASRILVELGLKEPLARRAVTPESVNILSARAGGEIARMPLGQAAEFRAGAPYWVIHRADLQAALQAAVNDHPDIDLRLGCQFEDVTKHAKGLTVVQRRGNARQQELAVALIGADGIWSSVRGHLFPDVQPQFSGLIAWRGTLDATALPREYTAPRVQLWMGPDAHLVAYPISAGRQINVVAIVSGTWNRPGWSAPGDSNEIKGAFASARWPGTARMLIGAVDGWRKWALFTLPDVGHWSEGAVTLMGDAAHAMLPFAAQGAGMAIEDAAVLAKALADCTGENTAGIPAALKLYARMRRERVLKVQRLARQQGRIYHLSGPLAIARDLAIRAIGPQRMLARQDWIYDWRA
- a CDS encoding twin-arginine translocation pathway signal, which translates into the protein MPVRFPCRPNLLRAAAIVVLLASAAGVSGCAQIGDSVPSAFADPAKYDLYDCKQLDTERKNLASRATDQEKLMAKAETGVGGTVVSEVVYRNELISIHSQQRLADQAWRANKCHESPPDTPAAAAPATPAPAARGPRAPRGVVH
- a CDS encoding ABC transporter substrate-binding protein, with the protein product MFPISRWKRRTLAAALTAVALSFAPQELSFTQHAVAADKTITAVMHSDLRVIDPILTTAYITRDHGYMVYDTLVATDSNFKIEPQMADWKVSDDKLTYTFTLRDGLKWHDGTPVTAEDCVASLKRWAKVDGMGQKLMDFTASLEATDAKTITLKLKEPYGLVLDSIGKPSSRVAFMMPKRLAETPPDKPIPEQIGSGPFKFVQAEFQPGVKAVYVKNKDYVPRKEPASWTAGGKVVKVDRVEWVTMADAQTAMNALQSGDIDFVENPSFDTLSILEADKDIKVETLNKFGFQTLGRMNFLYPPFDNIKVRQAALLAINQKQVLDALVGNPKYYKTCVAFFICDTPFASEIGGETLAKGGDMAAAKKALAESGYDGTPVVIMAPGDVTTLKAQPVVVAQQLRDAGFKVDLQATDWQTVVTRRASQKAPKDGGWNMFFTNWVSADVSNPIANLSIGGQGKNGGWFGWADDPKIEQLKDAFVRAPSLDEQKKIASDIQKEAYEQVIYIPLGQYQGPSAWRKSLTGVLDGPATPIFWNIDKSE